Proteins from a single region of Catenulispora acidiphila DSM 44928:
- a CDS encoding glycosyltransferase, whose translation MTVDIAIPVYNEERALPGCIETLWTYLSERFPFAWEITIVDNGSTDGTLLAAEGLASAWPYVSVLHQDRKGKGLAVRTAWLASTADVVAYMDVDLSTGLDALLPMVASLVNGHADIAVGSRLASGARVIRGVKRDITSRGYNALLRLVHGVRFTDAQCGFKAARAEVVVPLLRRVRDNGWFFDTELLLLAELNGLRLHEVAVDWVDDVASQVAIPRVASGNLRGMLRLARLRLLGAATVSGLPQRPAPTATHPDAVLGQARRVTSRRRYASRAPVHLAGAAALVAYVITRFVVAGPGRRAP comes from the coding sequence ATGACTGTGGACATCGCTATACCGGTTTATAATGAGGAGAGGGCGCTTCCTGGGTGTATCGAGACATTGTGGACGTATCTCAGTGAGCGGTTTCCGTTCGCGTGGGAAATCACGATCGTCGACAACGGGAGTACCGACGGTACGCTGCTCGCCGCTGAGGGGCTTGCCTCGGCGTGGCCGTATGTGAGTGTGCTGCACCAGGACCGGAAGGGTAAGGGGCTGGCCGTGCGTACGGCGTGGCTCGCCAGTACGGCGGATGTCGTCGCATATATGGATGTGGACCTGTCGACCGGGCTTGATGCGCTGCTGCCGATGGTTGCCTCGCTTGTCAATGGACACGCCGATATTGCGGTGGGGTCGCGGCTGGCTTCGGGCGCGCGGGTGATTCGGGGTGTGAAGCGGGATATCACGTCGCGGGGGTACAACGCGCTGCTGCGACTGGTTCACGGGGTGCGGTTCACGGATGCGCAATGCGGGTTCAAGGCGGCTCGGGCGGAAGTCGTCGTGCCGCTATTGCGGCGGGTGCGGGACAATGGCTGGTTCTTTGACACCGAATTGCTGCTGCTGGCCGAGCTCAACGGGCTCCGGTTGCACGAGGTCGCCGTCGACTGGGTCGATGACGTCGCGAGCCAGGTGGCGATTCCGCGCGTCGCGTCGGGCAACCTGCGCGGGATGCTGCGGCTCGCGCGCCTGCGGCTCCTCGGCGCGGCGACGGTGAGCGGCCTTCCGCAGCGGCCCGCGCCGACCGCGACGCATCCCGACGCGGTCCTGGGCCAGGCTCGCCGGGTCACGAGCCGACGCCGGTACGCCAGCCGGGCGCCGGTCCATCTGGCAGGCGCCGCCGCGCTGGTGGCGTATGTGATCACTCGGTTCGTCGTCGCCGGTCCCGGACGGCGCGCGCCGTAA
- a CDS encoding discoidin domain-containing protein — translation MTGIKRRPYAILVLMIALVASVMLVSTAPKAHAAGTLLSQGKPATASSAENAGTAATAAVDGNTGTRWSSQFSDPQWLEVDLGQASTISQVVVQWETASAKAFQIQTSNDGTNWTSIYSTTTGTGGTQTLNISGSGRYVRMYGTARNTAYGYSIWEFQVYGSAGTGTGGGSCVNNAALNHPATASSAENAGTSAANAVDGNTGTRWSSLFTDPQWLQVDLGSTQQICGIQLQWEAASGKAYQIQTSNDGTNWTSVYSTTTGPGGTENLTVSGSGRYVRMYGTARNTAYGYSLWEFQVLTATVVGGDMITVTNPGNQTAVVNTAVRLQMGATDSVAGQTLTFTATGLPAGLSISSSGLITGTPTTAATSSVTVTAKDTTGATGSTTFGWTVNATGGGTGAPPTAFWGNVSAIPPAAHVMEFMIQNQTNGQYPDSQVYWSFNGQTQSIAQQRYIDMPANSAGRMYFYLGTPNGPYYDFIEFTVGTTFINVDTTRVDRFGLKLALLVHDHSGNEQEIGENYATFQESRTSTFNRFQSSVPTEFKELATDNAPYGIPSPGNDAAFQSGGPYANYFQAYAAANGDTADSTPQIFGCGGTLSGNPQLCAGLNRHVAQLPAAQQSIPANFYQAGPANYYAQFWHQNAINGMQYGFPYDDDAGQSSDISVNNPQYAVVAVGW, via the coding sequence ATGACCGGAATCAAGCGGCGACCATACGCCATCCTGGTGTTGATGATCGCCCTCGTGGCGAGCGTGATGCTCGTCAGCACCGCCCCGAAGGCCCACGCCGCCGGCACTTTGCTGTCGCAGGGCAAGCCGGCCACGGCCTCCTCGGCCGAGAACGCCGGCACGGCGGCGACCGCCGCCGTCGACGGCAACACCGGAACCCGCTGGTCCAGCCAGTTCAGCGACCCGCAGTGGCTGGAGGTGGACCTCGGTCAGGCCTCGACGATCAGCCAGGTCGTGGTCCAGTGGGAGACCGCCTCGGCCAAGGCGTTCCAGATCCAGACGTCGAACGACGGCACGAACTGGACGTCGATCTACTCCACGACCACGGGGACCGGCGGTACCCAGACGCTGAACATATCCGGGTCCGGACGGTACGTCCGCATGTACGGCACAGCCCGGAACACCGCGTACGGCTACAGCATCTGGGAGTTCCAGGTCTACGGCAGCGCGGGTACCGGCACCGGCGGCGGCAGCTGCGTCAACAACGCGGCGCTGAACCACCCGGCCACCGCCTCCTCGGCCGAGAACGCCGGCACGTCGGCCGCGAACGCCGTCGACGGCAACACCGGAACCCGCTGGTCCAGCCTGTTCACCGACCCGCAGTGGCTCCAGGTGGACCTCGGTTCGACCCAGCAGATCTGCGGGATCCAGCTCCAGTGGGAGGCCGCGTCCGGCAAGGCGTACCAGATCCAGACGTCGAACGACGGCACGAACTGGACGTCGGTCTACTCCACGACCACGGGTCCCGGCGGCACCGAGAACCTGACGGTCAGCGGCTCGGGCCGTTACGTCCGCATGTACGGGACCGCGCGCAACACGGCGTACGGCTACTCCCTGTGGGAGTTCCAGGTCCTGACCGCCACGGTCGTCGGCGGTGACATGATCACCGTCACCAACCCGGGCAACCAGACCGCCGTGGTCAACACGGCCGTCAGGCTGCAGATGGGCGCCACCGACTCGGTCGCCGGCCAGACGCTGACCTTCACCGCGACCGGGCTGCCGGCCGGGCTGTCGATCAGCTCCTCGGGCCTGATCACCGGCACGCCGACCACCGCGGCCACCTCCAGCGTGACCGTGACCGCCAAGGACACCACCGGCGCCACCGGCTCGACCACCTTCGGGTGGACGGTCAACGCCACCGGCGGCGGCACCGGCGCCCCGCCGACCGCGTTCTGGGGCAACGTCTCGGCCATCCCGCCGGCGGCGCACGTGATGGAGTTCATGATCCAGAACCAGACCAACGGCCAATACCCCGACAGCCAGGTCTACTGGAGCTTCAACGGCCAGACCCAGTCCATCGCGCAGCAGCGCTACATCGACATGCCGGCCAACTCCGCCGGCCGCATGTACTTCTACCTCGGCACGCCGAACGGTCCCTACTACGACTTCATCGAGTTCACCGTGGGCACCACCTTCATCAACGTCGACACCACCCGCGTCGACCGCTTCGGCCTGAAGCTCGCCCTCCTGGTCCACGACCACAGCGGAAACGAGCAGGAGATCGGCGAGAACTACGCCACCTTCCAGGAGAGCCGCACATCGACCTTCAACCGCTTCCAGTCCTCGGTCCCCACCGAGTTCAAGGAACTGGCCACGGACAACGCCCCCTACGGCATCCCCTCCCCAGGCAACGACGCCGCGTTCCAGTCAGGCGGCCCGTACGCGAACTACTTCCAGGCCTACGCAGCAGCCAACGGCGACACCGCCGACAGCACCCCGCAGATCTTCGGCTGCGGCGGCACCCTGTCCGGCAACCCCCAACTGTGCGCCGGCCTGAACCGCCACGTAGCCCAGCTCCCAGCAGCCCAGCAGTCGATCCCAGCCAACTTCTACCAGGCCGGACCGGCAAACTACTACGCCCAGTTCTGGCACCAGAACGCCATCAACGGCATGCAGTACGGCTTCCCCTACGACGACGACGCAGGCCAGAGCTCGGACATCTCGGTGAACAACCCGCAGTACGCCGTCGTCGCGGTGGGCTGGTGA
- a CDS encoding AfsR/SARP family transcriptional regulator, which produces MSIAAQGTIAPLQPSRPATLLATLLLHPNSVVSIGALVRAVWDEEPPVSAKAALHTCVQRLRRLFAKYGVPGGEIEAVSGGYRIAAQAETLDLMRFRGLAARAHAAADPQAELALLREALALWRGPALSNVRSQVLHREEVPALDEERLSVVERVFDLEIALDRRREVLPELFTATRAHPTHEHFWEQLIESLYRTGRRAEALGEYRRIKRYLREQLGVDPGAALQQLELMVLRGNGSVVERAARPETGAVPLRLLTEAQILDRLQSAGLVRKQARGYQMHELLYVLTRDAAVVDHGAPEPGALLSGKDDVD; this is translated from the coding sequence TTGAGTATCGCGGCCCAGGGGACCATCGCCCCGCTCCAGCCCTCCCGGCCGGCGACGCTGCTCGCCACGCTGCTGCTGCACCCCAACTCGGTGGTGTCGATCGGCGCGCTGGTGCGGGCGGTGTGGGACGAGGAACCGCCGGTCAGCGCCAAGGCGGCACTGCACACCTGTGTCCAGAGGCTGCGCAGGCTGTTCGCCAAGTACGGAGTGCCCGGCGGCGAGATCGAGGCGGTGTCGGGCGGGTACCGCATCGCGGCTCAGGCCGAGACGCTGGATCTGATGCGGTTCCGGGGATTGGCCGCCCGGGCCCACGCCGCGGCTGATCCGCAGGCTGAGTTGGCGCTGCTGCGCGAGGCGCTCGCGCTGTGGCGCGGTCCGGCCCTGAGCAACGTCCGCTCGCAGGTGCTGCACCGGGAGGAGGTTCCGGCGCTCGACGAGGAGCGGCTGAGCGTCGTGGAGCGCGTCTTCGATCTCGAGATCGCGCTGGACCGGCGGCGTGAAGTACTTCCGGAGCTGTTCACCGCGACGCGGGCGCATCCCACGCACGAGCACTTCTGGGAGCAGCTGATCGAGTCGCTCTACCGCACGGGGCGCCGGGCTGAGGCGCTGGGGGAGTACCGCCGGATCAAGCGCTATCTGCGCGAGCAGCTCGGCGTCGATCCCGGCGCGGCTCTGCAGCAGCTGGAGCTGATGGTGTTGCGCGGCAACGGAAGTGTCGTGGAGAGGGCCGCTCGGCCTGAGACCGGCGCGGTTCCGCTCCGGCTGCTCACCGAGGCGCAGATCCTCGACCGGCTCCAAAGCGCGGGTCTGGTGCGCAAACAGGCGCGCGGCTATCAGATGCACGAGCTCTTATACGTGTTGACCAGGGATGCAGCCGTTGTGGACCACGGCGCGCCGGAGCCCGGCGCCCTCCTGAGCGGAAAGGACGACGTGGATTAA
- a CDS encoding TOMM precursor leader peptide-binding protein, with protein MATLQEPIEETRPRIRRDVLFTESPSGVLFHNADGGFSVNGASAYRFATLIVPHLDGRRQVAELCAGLGPKQRDMVVDLVRTLYDRGFARDVPPEDADAVSASVPAAVAERFAPQIDYIDHYVGSATERFHRFRDARIAVLGTDPVARWCVLSLIRNGAASVAVQPGMLAAEGFAQISAEAEELRRADCPTEITELTETTELTADGELSWAHLASHDLVLLAGPDAVQRALPLVRAGIPEGVKLLTAWSFADLAVIGPLMTGGSTGCLICAALRLGANGDPAAAADLWSSVAVPGSAPAPRTLTGPLAGMVGNLLAYEVFRVTTGALPAETAGKLVIQDLDSLDAWSEPLFPHPRCPRCVPDAAAEPDRQQLWPPAEAVGQPAAQTAVELEDPAEVLDHLTSTAVLVQQRAGVFQAFADEAWNQTPIKIGTVRLGLGRGGLRTVTAFDLHHVAGARIRALHAAARVYADHVVPVGGLVSAAALDQDGYSRCRVEPARLAVAGGTAAKAEDVAHWAQAYRLEAGHSVLVPAAALRTFGAENSSLMCLPTSAGTGTGASPADAVADGLLSALALDALIGAVRGRVPVRSVDLKLLEADAELLFLAKSARNLGVEVELLGLGDRGTRPAPVLLARTRGAHDGEPRWAVGCATRWQEAAVSALRDLLGAVQLDRQLGDGAHADLGDPLIADLDPAALSVGGYADPVFTAATGWGEVLRRTRAAGNDILVAPVELPDLAAGGIWVAKVLLVRENTDAR; from the coding sequence ATGGCGACCTTGCAGGAGCCGATCGAGGAAACCAGGCCTCGTATACGGCGTGACGTACTGTTCACCGAGTCTCCCTCCGGCGTGTTGTTCCACAACGCCGACGGCGGCTTCTCGGTGAACGGCGCCTCCGCCTACCGCTTCGCCACCCTCATCGTTCCGCACCTGGACGGCAGACGGCAGGTGGCGGAGCTGTGCGCGGGTCTCGGACCGAAGCAGCGCGACATGGTCGTGGACCTCGTGCGCACCCTTTACGATCGGGGTTTCGCCCGCGACGTGCCGCCGGAGGACGCCGACGCGGTGTCGGCGTCGGTGCCGGCCGCGGTCGCTGAGCGCTTCGCGCCCCAGATCGACTACATCGACCACTACGTCGGCTCGGCCACGGAACGGTTCCACCGCTTCCGCGACGCGCGGATCGCCGTGCTCGGTACCGACCCCGTGGCCCGCTGGTGCGTGCTGAGCCTCATCCGCAACGGCGCCGCCTCGGTCGCCGTCCAGCCCGGGATGCTCGCCGCTGAGGGATTCGCTCAGATCTCGGCCGAGGCCGAGGAACTCCGAAGAGCGGACTGTCCCACTGAGATCACCGAGCTCACCGAGACCACCGAGCTCACCGCCGACGGCGAGCTGAGCTGGGCTCACCTCGCATCTCACGACCTGGTGCTGCTGGCCGGTCCGGACGCGGTCCAGCGCGCGCTGCCGTTGGTGCGAGCCGGCATCCCGGAGGGCGTCAAGCTGCTGACGGCGTGGTCCTTCGCGGACCTGGCCGTCATCGGCCCGCTGATGACCGGTGGCAGCACCGGCTGCCTGATCTGCGCGGCGCTGCGCCTCGGCGCGAACGGCGACCCGGCCGCCGCGGCGGATCTCTGGAGTTCGGTGGCTGTGCCCGGTTCGGCGCCGGCGCCGCGGACCCTGACCGGTCCGCTGGCCGGCATGGTCGGCAACCTGCTGGCCTACGAGGTCTTCCGGGTGACGACCGGCGCGCTGCCCGCCGAGACCGCCGGGAAACTCGTCATTCAGGACCTTGATTCCCTCGACGCGTGGTCCGAGCCGCTCTTCCCGCATCCGCGCTGTCCCCGGTGCGTCCCGGACGCCGCTGCCGAACCCGATCGGCAGCAGCTGTGGCCGCCGGCCGAGGCCGTCGGGCAACCGGCCGCGCAGACCGCCGTCGAACTCGAGGATCCCGCCGAGGTGCTCGACCACCTGACGTCCACGGCGGTGCTCGTCCAGCAGCGGGCCGGCGTCTTCCAGGCGTTCGCGGACGAGGCGTGGAACCAGACCCCGATCAAGATCGGCACCGTCCGCCTGGGTCTGGGCCGCGGCGGTCTGCGCACCGTGACCGCGTTCGACCTGCACCACGTCGCCGGAGCCCGGATCCGCGCGCTGCACGCCGCAGCCCGCGTCTACGCCGACCACGTCGTTCCGGTCGGCGGGCTGGTATCCGCCGCCGCGCTCGATCAGGACGGATATAGCAGATGCCGGGTCGAGCCCGCACGCTTGGCAGTGGCCGGCGGCACCGCCGCCAAAGCCGAAGACGTGGCGCATTGGGCGCAGGCCTATCGGCTTGAAGCAGGCCACAGCGTCCTCGTGCCCGCAGCGGCGCTGCGGACGTTCGGCGCTGAGAACAGTTCGCTGATGTGCCTGCCGACCTCCGCGGGCACCGGCACGGGCGCTTCGCCGGCCGACGCGGTCGCCGACGGACTGCTCTCCGCGCTCGCCCTGGACGCGCTGATCGGCGCGGTCCGCGGCAGGGTCCCGGTGCGGTCGGTCGATCTGAAACTGCTGGAGGCCGACGCCGAATTGCTGTTCCTGGCCAAGTCGGCGCGCAATCTCGGCGTCGAGGTGGAACTGCTCGGTCTCGGCGATCGCGGCACGCGGCCCGCGCCGGTCCTTCTCGCCCGGACGCGGGGCGCGCACGACGGCGAGCCCCGCTGGGCCGTCGGCTGCGCGACCCGCTGGCAGGAAGCCGCGGTCTCCGCGCTGCGCGACCTTCTCGGGGCGGTCCAACTGGACCGTCAGCTCGGCGACGGCGCCCATGCGGACCTCGGCGATCCGCTGATCGCCGACCTGGACCCGGCGGCGTTGTCCGTCGGCGGCTACGCGGATCCGGTGTTCACCGCCGCGACCGGATGGGGCGAGGTGCTGCGGCGCACGCGCGCCGCCGGGAACGACATCCTGGTCGCGCCGGTCGAACTCCCCGATCTCGCGGCGGGCGGGATCTGGGTGGCGAAGGTGCTGCTCGTGCGGGAGAACACCGATGCCCGCTGA
- a CDS encoding TOMM precursor leader peptide-binding protein: MPAEAPWAGERGELAVLLGRALSEHGARSAHVRVTALGARDELAVDDVPEPVSRDVLNVMVYGKQAILGPFNAAAAVDTAAAADAVGGAAPRPCARCLARRWQTVRSAPLRDALELGSQTVASGRLPFVTAFAADAIAALVAASREQQRRRARSRASARVADSAAEPAAVYVLDFETLRPKRWQLASDSECPACGRRVEDCAQAAELVLEPTPKNAPDSFRVRAAEDFGVRTEAYVNPVCGMLGPWVTPDLTSRTTAATMGSFTQRSGTYLRESFWGGHTDSYQASERVGVLEGFERFAGMRPRGKRTTVFAALAELKEPAVDPREVGLYSQEFHRRNPLIKEFRPDSPIPWVWGYSLRDKRPVLVPEILTYYHAPGGAQNRFVQESSNGCASGGSLAEAAYHGLMEVVERDAFLIAWYSRTPLPEIDPASSTVVHTRALVDRLEMYGYQARFFDARLTFPIPVVVAAAVRRDGGTGALCFGAGASLDPQAALAGGLCEIATDAVNLPWRTELGRERLSAMARDFDRVEVLHDHPLVYGLPEMTRHAAFLLDGAPAAAAPRSLAEVRAEVAAAGLAPSADLREDLERCVAAVAAAGFDVIVVDQTVPEQRDLGAVTVSVLVPGLVPIDFGWSRQRALHLPRLRTAPRQAGRRDRDLEAADLNPAPHPFP; encoded by the coding sequence ATGCCCGCTGAGGCGCCGTGGGCCGGGGAACGGGGCGAGCTGGCCGTCCTGCTCGGTCGCGCGCTGTCCGAGCACGGCGCCCGGAGCGCGCACGTCCGGGTGACGGCACTCGGCGCGCGCGACGAACTCGCCGTCGACGACGTCCCGGAGCCCGTGAGCCGGGACGTCCTGAACGTCATGGTCTACGGCAAACAAGCGATCCTCGGTCCCTTCAACGCCGCCGCTGCGGTCGATACCGCCGCCGCAGCCGATGCCGTCGGCGGCGCCGCACCTCGGCCCTGTGCCCGCTGCCTGGCCCGCCGGTGGCAGACCGTGCGCTCAGCGCCGCTGCGCGACGCCCTGGAACTCGGCTCGCAGACCGTCGCCAGCGGACGCCTCCCGTTCGTGACGGCCTTCGCGGCCGACGCGATCGCGGCCCTGGTCGCGGCTTCCCGGGAGCAGCAACGCCGCCGTGCTCGAAGCCGTGCCTCGGCGCGCGTCGCGGACAGTGCGGCCGAACCGGCAGCGGTGTACGTGCTCGATTTCGAGACGCTGCGCCCGAAACGCTGGCAGCTGGCCTCGGACTCCGAATGCCCGGCGTGCGGACGCCGGGTCGAGGACTGCGCGCAGGCCGCGGAACTGGTTCTGGAGCCCACGCCGAAGAACGCGCCCGACAGCTTCCGCGTCCGTGCGGCCGAGGACTTCGGCGTGCGCACAGAGGCCTACGTCAATCCCGTCTGCGGCATGCTCGGGCCCTGGGTCACCCCCGACCTCACCTCGCGCACGACCGCGGCGACGATGGGCAGCTTCACGCAGCGTTCCGGCACCTATCTGCGGGAATCGTTCTGGGGCGGTCACACCGACAGCTATCAGGCCAGCGAGCGAGTCGGCGTCCTGGAGGGCTTCGAACGCTTCGCGGGCATGCGGCCGCGCGGCAAGCGCACCACGGTGTTCGCGGCGTTGGCGGAGTTGAAAGAGCCGGCCGTGGACCCGCGAGAGGTCGGGCTGTACTCCCAGGAGTTCCACCGTCGCAACCCTCTGATCAAGGAGTTCCGGCCGGACTCGCCGATCCCCTGGGTGTGGGGCTACTCGCTGCGCGATAAGCGACCGGTGCTCGTGCCCGAGATCCTGACGTACTATCACGCCCCGGGCGGCGCCCAGAACCGCTTCGTCCAGGAGAGCTCGAACGGCTGCGCGTCCGGCGGGAGCCTGGCCGAGGCGGCGTACCACGGCCTGATGGAGGTCGTCGAACGCGACGCCTTCCTCATCGCCTGGTACAGCCGGACCCCGCTGCCGGAGATCGATCCCGCCAGCAGCACGGTCGTCCACACTCGCGCGCTGGTCGACCGGCTGGAGATGTACGGCTATCAGGCCCGCTTCTTCGACGCCCGCCTCACCTTCCCCATCCCGGTCGTCGTCGCCGCGGCGGTGCGCCGCGACGGGGGAACCGGGGCGCTGTGCTTCGGCGCGGGAGCGAGCCTGGACCCGCAGGCCGCGCTGGCCGGCGGGCTGTGCGAGATCGCCACCGACGCGGTGAACCTGCCGTGGCGGACCGAGCTGGGCCGGGAACGGCTCAGCGCGATGGCGCGCGACTTCGACCGCGTCGAGGTCCTGCACGACCATCCGCTGGTCTACGGCCTGCCCGAGATGACCCGGCACGCCGCGTTCCTGCTCGACGGCGCGCCGGCCGCCGCCGCGCCGCGCTCGCTGGCCGAGGTGCGCGCCGAGGTCGCCGCCGCGGGTCTGGCGCCGTCCGCCGACCTGCGCGAGGACCTCGAACGCTGCGTCGCCGCGGTCGCCGCCGCCGGCTTCGACGTGATCGTGGTCGACCAGACCGTCCCGGAACAGCGCGACCTCGGCGCGGTGACGGTCAGCGTCCTGGTACCCGGCCTGGTACCCATCGACTTCGGGTGGAGCCGCCAGCGCGCGCTGCACCTGCCCCGGCTCAGGACGGCGCCCCGCCAAGCCGGACGCCGCGATCGCGACCTGGAGGCGGCCGATCTCAACCCGGCGCCGCATCCGTTTCCGTGA
- a CDS encoding SagB family peptide dehydrogenase, producing the protein MGFAHEYATAVAWRGRVLMEPADFVPNWADKPRRAKYYPGALGFPLPDTEDEAAASVQKGLFDPAGSQPFTLSLLGGMLRDSYGLIGRRLGVQANTDLAALPSYKDANWSRGTASGGGLYPIGVYWLSGPSGPLLPGAYHYSPGHHAMQRLVVGDPTGEVRAAVGDEALTADTDQFLVLGIKFWQNAFKYNSFSYHAVTMDVGTVLQTWRMWAGARGLRIDPLLWFDEQRLSRLLGVSTEDEGLFAVVPVRWDAPSAPTAEPATERLTEPPNERPTEPPIQVRRTDQERSRTVLTFDTIRRVHAATIEHATQRPDRLALEAARAHAPDERREAATLPEPRPLQATVRAALHARRSSFGRFSAQRTIAADQLSAVLAAAAAGAALECDVTKPGGAELVKLYAFVSHVDQIAPASYEYDPQEGALRMVKPGAPGSFLQRNYFLANYNLEQAAAVLVPSVRTHAVLDAVGDRGIRLVNALVGAVAQAVYTASAAAGIACGVALGFDTISYIEELDLHQAGEIPLLTMMIGAERPRPADFRHDFGPLGPVPGSVR; encoded by the coding sequence ATGGGATTCGCCCACGAGTACGCCACCGCCGTGGCCTGGCGCGGCAGGGTCCTGATGGAACCCGCCGACTTCGTCCCGAACTGGGCGGACAAGCCACGGCGCGCCAAGTACTACCCCGGCGCGCTCGGTTTTCCGCTGCCGGACACCGAGGACGAGGCCGCGGCCAGCGTCCAGAAGGGACTGTTCGATCCGGCCGGTTCGCAGCCCTTCACCCTGAGCCTGCTCGGCGGCATGCTGCGCGACTCCTACGGACTGATCGGCCGCCGGCTCGGCGTGCAGGCGAACACCGACCTGGCCGCGCTGCCGTCGTACAAGGACGCGAACTGGTCGCGGGGAACCGCCTCGGGCGGCGGCCTGTACCCGATCGGCGTCTACTGGTTGTCCGGTCCCTCCGGGCCGCTTCTCCCCGGCGCCTACCACTACTCGCCCGGCCATCACGCGATGCAGCGGCTCGTCGTGGGCGACCCGACCGGCGAGGTGCGGGCCGCGGTTGGCGACGAGGCGCTCACCGCGGACACCGACCAGTTCCTCGTCCTGGGCATCAAGTTCTGGCAGAACGCCTTCAAATACAACAGCTTCTCCTACCACGCGGTGACGATGGACGTCGGCACGGTGCTGCAGACGTGGCGGATGTGGGCGGGAGCCAGAGGCCTGCGGATCGACCCGCTCCTGTGGTTCGACGAGCAGCGCCTGAGCCGCCTGCTCGGGGTGTCGACCGAGGACGAAGGGCTGTTCGCGGTGGTTCCCGTGCGGTGGGACGCGCCGTCGGCGCCCACCGCCGAGCCGGCGACCGAGCGGCTGACTGAGCCGCCGAACGAGCGGCCGACCGAGCCGCCGATCCAGGTGCGGCGCACCGACCAGGAGCGTTCTCGCACCGTCCTGACCTTCGACACCATCCGCCGGGTTCACGCCGCCACCATCGAGCACGCGACGCAGCGCCCCGACCGCCTGGCCCTGGAAGCGGCCAGGGCTCACGCGCCCGATGAGCGGCGCGAGGCTGCGACGCTGCCCGAGCCGCGTCCGCTCCAAGCCACCGTCCGCGCGGCTCTGCACGCCAGGCGCAGCAGCTTCGGACGGTTCTCCGCGCAGCGGACGATCGCTGCGGACCAGCTCTCCGCCGTGCTCGCAGCCGCTGCCGCCGGTGCCGCGCTGGAATGCGACGTGACGAAGCCAGGAGGCGCCGAGCTGGTCAAGCTCTACGCGTTCGTCTCCCACGTCGACCAGATCGCCCCGGCGAGTTACGAGTACGACCCGCAGGAAGGTGCGCTGCGGATGGTCAAGCCGGGCGCGCCCGGCTCGTTCCTCCAGCGCAACTACTTCCTCGCCAACTACAACCTGGAACAGGCCGCGGCCGTCCTGGTCCCCTCGGTGCGCACGCACGCCGTGCTCGACGCGGTCGGCGACCGCGGCATCCGGCTGGTGAACGCGCTGGTCGGGGCGGTGGCGCAGGCGGTGTACACCGCGAGCGCGGCGGCCGGCATCGCCTGCGGCGTCGCCCTCGGCTTCGACACCATCTCCTACATCGAAGAACTCGATCTCCACCAGGCCGGCGAGATCCCCTTGCTGACCATGATGATCGGCGCCGAGCGGCCGCGGCCGGCGGACTTCCGCCACGATTTCGGCCCGCTCGGCCCTGTCCCGGGGAGCGTGCGGTGA